The Halococcus sediminicola genome has a segment encoding these proteins:
- a CDS encoding DUF7545 family protein — protein sequence MTETAGETITFDIEGAGERSELELPRALVESLADESDSPTDVVADVAQFDFTRRAYEMDEDATADARAIERDALALFEAHFGVSFEELVEQG from the coding sequence ATGACCGAGACGGCGGGCGAAACCATCACGTTCGACATCGAAGGGGCAGGCGAACGATCGGAACTCGAACTGCCGCGTGCGCTCGTCGAATCGCTCGCCGACGAGAGCGATAGCCCGACCGACGTGGTCGCCGATGTCGCCCAGTTCGACTTCACGCGCCGTGCCTACGAGATGGACGAGGACGCGACGGCCGATGCACGCGCCATCGAACGCGACGCGCTCGCGCTGTTCGAGGCCCACTTCGGCGTCTCGTTCGAAGAACTGGTCGAACAGGGGTAG
- a CDS encoding helix-turn-helix domain-containing protein encodes MSTVAELSIPAPEFALAATLDEFPHVKFEIERVVAHETERVMPFVWATGETDRESLDEALSADPSVENFTELAAFDDEWLYRMEWVEDIRIVLHVLLDQEGTVLNADGRDEQWQLRILFPDRDSLSATYDFCREENLSMTVERIYELGGENRDRYGLTELQHETLVAAVEAGYFDIPQQSTLDDLAADLGITHQALSERLHRGHKTLIENALIVGRMGR; translated from the coding sequence ATGAGCACCGTCGCGGAGTTGTCGATTCCGGCCCCCGAGTTCGCGCTGGCTGCCACGCTCGATGAGTTTCCCCACGTGAAATTCGAAATCGAGCGCGTCGTCGCCCACGAGACCGAGCGCGTCATGCCGTTCGTCTGGGCGACCGGCGAGACCGACCGCGAGAGCCTCGACGAGGCGCTGTCGGCCGACCCGAGCGTCGAAAACTTCACCGAACTCGCGGCCTTCGATGACGAGTGGCTCTACCGGATGGAGTGGGTCGAGGATATCCGCATCGTCCTCCACGTCCTGCTCGACCAGGAGGGTACGGTGCTGAACGCCGACGGCCGCGACGAGCAGTGGCAGCTGCGCATCCTCTTTCCCGACCGCGATTCGCTGTCGGCGACCTACGATTTCTGTCGGGAAGAAAACCTCTCGATGACCGTCGAGCGCATCTACGAACTCGGCGGCGAGAACCGCGACCGCTACGGGCTGACCGAACTCCAGCACGAGACGCTCGTCGCGGCCGTCGAGGCTGGCTACTTCGACATCCCACAGCAGTCGACGCTCGACGACCTGGCCGCCGACCTCGGCATCACCCACCAGGCGCTCTCGGAACGACTCCACCGTGGCCACAAGACGCTCATCGAGAACGCGCTCATCGTCGGTCGGATGGGCCGCTGA
- a CDS encoding alpha-ketoacid dehydrogenase subunit beta: MAEADETEQTDGAESTTGRELTMSRAMVDAIAAEMRTDDDVFVLGEDVADYGGIFDSTEGLLDEFGREKIMDVPISETGFIGAAVGAAQAGMRPIAELMFVDFFGVGMDQIYNQMAKNTYMSGGSVNVPMVLMTAVGGAYNDAAQHSQTLYGTFAHLPGMKVVVPSTAYDAKGLMHTAIRDDDPVVYMFHKRLMGIGWMPAPAGPKTPVPEDDYTIEFGEADVKREGDDVTVVTLGLHVHRALEAADELDGAVDTEVIDLRTLVPLDTETVLESVRKTGRLLVVDEDYHSFGVSGEIIARATEGALDDLSAVGRVTMPDAPIPYARPLEQEVNPGTEDIVEAVRDLAGTADE; the protein is encoded by the coding sequence ATGGCCGAAGCCGACGAAACCGAACAGACCGACGGAGCCGAATCGACCACGGGGCGCGAACTGACGATGAGCCGGGCGATGGTCGACGCCATCGCGGCGGAGATGCGCACGGACGACGACGTATTCGTACTGGGTGAGGACGTCGCCGACTACGGTGGAATTTTCGACAGCACCGAGGGCCTGCTCGATGAGTTCGGCAGGGAGAAGATCATGGACGTGCCGATCAGCGAGACGGGGTTCATCGGAGCCGCCGTCGGGGCCGCACAGGCGGGCATGCGCCCGATTGCGGAACTGATGTTCGTCGATTTCTTCGGCGTCGGCATGGACCAGATCTACAACCAGATGGCGAAGAACACCTACATGAGTGGGGGTTCGGTGAACGTCCCGATGGTGCTCATGACGGCCGTCGGCGGCGCGTACAACGACGCCGCTCAGCACTCACAGACCCTCTATGGGACGTTCGCCCACCTCCCCGGAATGAAGGTGGTGGTTCCTTCGACGGCTTACGACGCCAAGGGGCTGATGCACACGGCGATTCGCGACGACGATCCGGTGGTCTACATGTTTCACAAGCGCCTGATGGGCATCGGCTGGATGCCCGCGCCGGCGGGACCGAAGACCCCCGTCCCCGAAGACGACTACACCATCGAGTTCGGCGAGGCGGACGTCAAGCGCGAGGGCGACGACGTGACCGTGGTGACGCTCGGTCTCCACGTCCACCGGGCGCTCGAAGCCGCCGACGAACTCGACGGGGCGGTCGATACCGAGGTGATCGACCTACGGACGCTGGTGCCGCTCGACACCGAGACGGTCCTCGAATCGGTTCGCAAGACCGGCCGGTTGCTCGTCGTCGACGAGGATTACCACTCGTTCGGTGTCTCGGGCGAAATCATCGCCAGAGCCACGGAGGGTGCGCTCGATGACCTCTCGGCGGTGGGGCGCGTGACGATGCCGGACGCGCCGATTCCGTACGCCCGGCCGCTCGAACAGGAGGTCAATCCGGGAACCGAGGACATCGTGGAGGCGGTTCGTGATCTCGCAGGCACCGCCGACGAATGA
- a CDS encoding DUF7839 domain-containing protein has translation MTDVLDDKRDATRFRILTEIAERQPAVSQGEIADSVGVTAQAVSEYIRDLSSDGFVAKEGRSRYRVTEEGVDWLLRSAADLRRFVDHVTDDVLGSVGEDAAIATAEIAEGEQVSLSLADGLLHATPGDRGPATGVATGAAAAHEAVGVTGFEGVIDLDPGIVTVQQVPPVRSGEMSSPEALAAACEGADLVAAVGVEAVVALREVDIDPVRFAAGAVAADAAGRGLDCVVVVTSDRVGEVTDALRDGGVAYEVSTV, from the coding sequence ATGACCGACGTGCTCGACGACAAGCGCGACGCGACCCGCTTTCGCATCCTCACCGAGATCGCCGAGCGCCAGCCGGCGGTGAGTCAGGGCGAGATCGCCGACAGCGTCGGCGTCACGGCACAGGCCGTCAGCGAGTACATCCGCGACCTCAGTAGTGATGGCTTCGTCGCGAAGGAGGGTCGTTCGCGCTATCGCGTCACCGAGGAGGGCGTCGACTGGCTGCTGCGCTCGGCGGCCGACCTCCGACGGTTCGTCGACCACGTGACCGATGACGTGCTCGGTAGTGTCGGCGAGGACGCCGCCATCGCCACCGCCGAAATCGCCGAGGGCGAACAGGTGTCGCTCTCGCTCGCCGACGGACTGCTCCACGCGACGCCCGGGGATAGGGGACCGGCGACGGGCGTGGCGACGGGGGCGGCCGCTGCTCACGAGGCCGTCGGCGTCACGGGCTTCGAGGGCGTCATCGACCTCGACCCCGGTATCGTTACCGTCCAGCAGGTCCCGCCCGTGCGCTCGGGCGAGATGAGTTCGCCAGAGGCGCTCGCGGCGGCCTGTGAAGGAGCCGACCTCGTGGCGGCGGTGGGCGTCGAGGCGGTCGTGGCGCTGCGCGAGGTCGATATCGATCCCGTGAGGTTCGCGGCGGGAGCGGTCGCGGCCGACGCGGCCGGTCGCGGGTTGGACTGTGTGGTAGTCGTCACGAGCGACCGCGTGGGTGAAGTGACCGACGCGCTGCGCGACGGGGGCGTCGCCTACGAGGTCTCGACCGTCTAG
- a CDS encoding ATP-dependent DNA helicase, with translation MSGEESATATHDEPDWRTRFGYEQPYEGQADAIETAIETGTDGGYLVMEGACGTGKTMAALTAAGTLLRETDRYDNVLVVTPVKQQRRQFIEDLRAINADLDDPFTGLALVGKPTLCPYERAGAFDRGTQDACEDLRENTAGLVAHDGGGEVWWDSARAGELVAEARTDADSWRTLDDNLSTAGHTAPYPTARPTAPDSLGENDQSYCPFEADWYAREKSVPVAFDDDENHVVTTDELLAGAVPRGTCPHRAMGTLLDDADIVVGNYNHLFDPRTRALTDGVVNDRTFVIVDEAHRLEGRVRDLLSDRVGIQSLRRARNDVSHLRTLAGQSREHREEVATQLATYEVSTDDLHRVSEFFDDAIDWLDRRVERYLDEEYGDLGRAAEQERLPENIEIPLRDPETDEIDEFSVWANEQYSSGFCKSLHTVGAAVADALDTLSPERSTVCGDVGRIVTRWWTRDHASYFREVTLSRTDRSHLEGWERQYTAGLVCYDCLPAEDLRERFSDLGGGVLMSATLEPMDVFRECVGLDRLATDDDEDERPIATRTYDLAYPEQNRASWIVDAPAFTARNRGPPDEESDVRETYAYALRELARSPGNVLLCLPSYREAAWAHDRLAASIEKPVLLDESSSDEATEKLKREFFAGDGKTLVTSTRGTLTEGVDYDGEKLSACAVVGVPLVNVASPRIRAVRRAYGAEFGKECAFEYALTVPAVRRARQAIGRVIRGPEEVGVRALVDERYTPDAPRSVYEYLPPAERDEWRTMTPMFLDSQLQGFWDGHERPDP, from the coding sequence ATGAGCGGTGAGGAGTCCGCCACAGCCACCCATGATGAGCCGGACTGGCGAACCCGCTTCGGCTACGAGCAGCCCTATGAGGGACAGGCCGACGCCATCGAGACGGCCATCGAGACGGGGACCGATGGCGGCTACCTCGTCATGGAGGGGGCCTGCGGCACGGGCAAGACGATGGCCGCGCTCACCGCCGCCGGCACGCTGCTCCGCGAGACCGACCGCTACGACAACGTGCTCGTCGTGACGCCGGTCAAACAGCAGCGCCGACAGTTCATCGAGGACCTGCGCGCTATCAACGCCGACCTCGACGATCCGTTTACGGGACTCGCCCTCGTCGGCAAACCCACACTCTGTCCGTACGAGCGCGCGGGCGCGTTCGACCGCGGCACACAGGACGCCTGCGAGGATCTCCGGGAGAACACTGCGGGGTTGGTCGCCCACGACGGCGGTGGCGAGGTCTGGTGGGACAGCGCCCGCGCCGGCGAACTCGTCGCCGAGGCCCGCACCGACGCCGACTCGTGGCGCACGCTCGACGACAACCTCTCAACGGCCGGTCACACGGCCCCCTACCCGACCGCACGACCGACCGCGCCCGACTCGCTCGGTGAGAACGACCAGTCCTACTGCCCGTTCGAAGCCGACTGGTACGCCCGCGAGAAATCCGTCCCCGTGGCCTTCGACGACGACGAAAACCACGTCGTCACCACCGACGAACTGCTCGCCGGTGCAGTCCCCCGCGGAACCTGCCCCCACCGTGCGATGGGCACGCTGCTCGACGACGCCGATATCGTGGTCGGCAACTACAACCACCTGTTCGACCCGCGAACGCGCGCGCTCACCGACGGCGTGGTGAACGACCGGACGTTCGTCATCGTCGACGAGGCCCACCGACTGGAGGGACGAGTGCGTGACCTCCTGAGCGACCGTGTGGGCATCCAATCACTCCGGCGCGCGCGAAACGACGTCTCCCACCTCCGCACGCTCGCGGGCCAGTCGCGCGAGCACCGCGAGGAGGTCGCCACCCAGCTCGCCACCTACGAAGTTTCGACCGACGACCTCCACCGGGTCAGCGAGTTCTTCGACGACGCCATCGACTGGCTCGACCGCCGCGTCGAGCGCTATCTCGACGAGGAGTACGGCGACCTCGGCCGTGCGGCCGAGCAGGAACGACTGCCCGAGAACATCGAGATTCCGCTGCGCGACCCCGAAACCGACGAAATCGACGAGTTCTCCGTGTGGGCGAACGAGCAGTATTCGTCCGGTTTCTGCAAATCCCTTCACACTGTCGGCGCGGCCGTCGCGGACGCCCTCGATACGCTCAGCCCCGAACGCTCGACGGTCTGTGGCGACGTCGGCCGCATCGTGACCCGCTGGTGGACGCGCGACCACGCGAGCTACTTCCGGGAGGTCACGCTCTCGCGGACCGACCGCAGCCATCTGGAGGGCTGGGAGCGCCAGTACACCGCCGGGCTGGTCTGCTACGACTGCCTTCCGGCCGAGGACCTCCGCGAGCGGTTTTCCGATCTCGGCGGCGGCGTGCTGATGAGCGCGACGCTCGAACCGATGGACGTCTTCCGAGAGTGTGTGGGCCTCGACCGCCTCGCAACCGATGACGACGAGGATGAGCGCCCAATCGCCACGCGAACCTACGACCTCGCCTACCCCGAGCAAAATCGTGCGAGTTGGATCGTGGACGCACCCGCCTTCACCGCGCGCAATCGCGGCCCGCCCGACGAGGAGAGCGACGTCCGGGAGACCTACGCCTACGCGCTCCGGGAACTCGCCCGCAGCCCGGGCAACGTGCTCCTCTGCCTGCCGAGTTATCGGGAGGCTGCATGGGCGCACGACCGCCTTGCCGCATCCATCGAGAAACCGGTGCTCCTCGACGAGTCGTCGAGCGACGAAGCCACGGAGAAACTCAAACGGGAGTTCTTCGCCGGCGACGGCAAGACTCTCGTCACCTCCACGCGCGGGACACTCACCGAGGGTGTCGATTACGACGGCGAGAAACTGAGCGCGTGTGCGGTCGTCGGCGTTCCATTGGTCAACGTCGCCTCACCGCGGATTCGGGCCGTGCGGCGGGCCTATGGTGCTGAATTCGGCAAGGAGTGCGCCTTCGAGTACGCGCTCACGGTGCCGGCCGTGCGCCGGGCGCGACAGGCCATCGGCCGGGTCATCAGGGGTCCCGAAGAGGTCGGGGTGCGCGCGCTCGTGGACGAACGCTACACGCCCGACGCACCCCGGTCGGTGTACGAGTACCTGCCACCCGCCGAGCGCGACGAGTGGCGCACGATGACGCCGATGTTCCTCGATTCACAATTGCAAGGATTCTGGGACGGTCACGAGCGGCCGGACCCGTAA
- a CDS encoding phosphatase PAP2 family protein, translating to MLAVSTTTAYTLSVALASFFVMGVGAVVFLPRLDPVGFLKEFLRTDWKYLGVAWLVTNGVNTVAHRFHAEQTFTWLVYEFEGPVVAAFQSVANEPLTLLFTAAYLVGFPTIVLFTYFKLKAHDEREARRYALAYVVLVLLAVPFFVFVPVGIPALYPAVAVQPLIFDVSPVIRAGMLATDTMVKAFPSLHTGLSVLAALYARKAGVRYAATAGALAALIVFSTFYLGIHWLTDAAFAVVLVGIAYWVSRNVAPERVLPVPAFGGLRPAFLGPDRESE from the coding sequence ATGCTCGCGGTCTCGACGACGACGGCGTACACGCTGTCGGTCGCGCTCGCCTCATTCTTCGTGATGGGCGTCGGCGCGGTCGTCTTCTTGCCGCGGCTCGACCCCGTGGGCTTCCTCAAAGAGTTTCTCCGCACGGACTGGAAGTACCTCGGCGTCGCGTGGCTCGTCACTAACGGTGTGAACACCGTCGCCCACCGTTTTCACGCCGAGCAAACCTTCACGTGGCTCGTCTACGAGTTCGAGGGTCCCGTCGTCGCGGCCTTTCAATCCGTTGCGAACGAGCCGCTCACGCTCCTGTTTACCGCCGCGTATCTCGTGGGTTTTCCGACCATCGTACTGTTCACCTACTTCAAACTCAAGGCCCACGACGAGCGCGAGGCGCGGCGCTACGCGCTCGCATACGTCGTCCTCGTGCTCCTCGCCGTCCCCTTCTTCGTCTTCGTCCCGGTCGGAATTCCCGCGCTCTACCCGGCGGTGGCGGTCCAGCCGCTCATCTTCGACGTGAGTCCGGTCATTCGAGCCGGGATGCTCGCCACCGACACGATGGTGAAGGCCTTTCCGAGCCTCCACACTGGACTGTCGGTGCTCGCCGCGCTCTACGCCCGGAAGGCCGGTGTGAGGTACGCCGCCACCGCGGGCGCGCTCGCCGCACTCATCGTGTTTTCGACGTTCTATCTCGGGATTCACTGGCTCACCGACGCCGCCTTCGCCGTCGTACTCGTGGGTATCGCCTACTGGGTCTCCCGGAACGTCGCCCCCGAGCGCGTGCTTCCGGTGCCCGCTTTCGGCGGGTTGCGCCCGGCGTTTCTCGGTCCCGACAGGGAGAGCGAGTGA
- a CDS encoding CAP domain-containing protein, whose protein sequence is MLRSLLRAVGWLLSVLVRVAFVVLVVAFAASVALGGLPADTGVDEALGDFDLPPVGDIGALGAVDNKSAGAVGDIGARNDTGGADVPTIRASETGELDGTEIEYLVHRYVNEERAERGKSNLSFDTDLRPVARYHSADMANRSYFSHVGPDGETLADRYRRFDYQCRVKTDTFRYATGGENILYTYYDAPVAMGNHTVEYDSPEELARGIVDGWMNSTSHRENLLKPYWEREAIGVHIEQVDGRTRVYATQNFC, encoded by the coding sequence ATGCTTCGTTCGCTGTTGCGGGCGGTCGGGTGGCTGCTCTCGGTCCTCGTCCGCGTCGCGTTCGTCGTCCTCGTCGTCGCTTTCGCCGCCAGCGTCGCACTCGGTGGCCTGCCCGCCGACACGGGCGTGGACGAGGCGCTCGGTGACTTCGACCTCCCGCCGGTCGGCGACATCGGCGCGCTCGGTGCTGTCGACAACAAGAGCGCCGGTGCGGTCGGGGACATCGGCGCACGGAACGACACCGGCGGTGCGGACGTGCCGACGATACGGGCGTCGGAGACTGGCGAACTCGACGGCACGGAAATCGAATATCTCGTCCATCGATACGTCAACGAAGAACGCGCCGAGCGCGGGAAATCCAATCTGAGCTTCGACACCGACCTCCGGCCGGTCGCGCGCTATCACAGCGCCGACATGGCCAATCGGAGCTACTTCTCGCACGTGGGCCCCGACGGCGAGACGCTCGCCGACCGCTACCGGCGATTCGACTATCAGTGTCGGGTCAAGACAGACACGTTCCGGTACGCGACCGGCGGCGAGAACATCCTCTACACCTACTACGACGCGCCGGTTGCGATGGGCAATCACACCGTCGAGTACGATTCACCGGAAGAGCTCGCCCGCGGCATCGTCGACGGCTGGATGAACTCCACGAGCCACCGGGAGAACCTGCTCAAACCCTACTGGGAGCGCGAGGCCATCGGCGTCCACATCGAGCAAGTCGACGGCCGGACGCGCGTCTACGCGACCCAGAACTTCTGCTGA
- a CDS encoding lipoyl domain-containing protein: protein MSDESVAIDSETVWPADSEDVDEAIVANWFVREGTAVTAGDPIAEIQIEKVSIDVPAPATGEVAAILVAEQAEFRRGDVLARIIPR, encoded by the coding sequence ATGAGCGACGAGAGCGTGGCGATCGATTCCGAGACGGTCTGGCCCGCCGATTCCGAGGACGTCGACGAGGCGATCGTTGCGAACTGGTTCGTCCGTGAGGGGACAGCGGTGACGGCGGGCGACCCCATCGCCGAGATCCAAATCGAGAAGGTGAGTATCGACGTCCCCGCCCCGGCGACGGGCGAGGTGGCCGCGATACTCGTCGCCGAACAGGCCGAATTTCGCCGCGGAGACGTGCTAGCTCGAATCATCCCCCGATAG
- a CDS encoding threonine synthase produces the protein METTAAFDGLVCTDCGERFDPTAVTHECSDCGGVLDPNYEYDRIDIARDDLENRPFDGMWRYEELLPIPRESAVTMDEGTTPLVECPNLADELGVGRVLIKDEGRNPTGSFKDRGHALAVSAAREHGASDIALTSAGNAGQSAAAYAARAGLDSHVFVPSRANFVNKAMINVHGGDMNVIGGRFPDAAAACADAMESEDWYSTSSFSTPYRHEGKKTMLYETIEQLDWDVPDGIVYPTGGGVGLVGMHKGAQEFEQLGLTDEIPALYAAQSSGCAPIVEAWEAGEDIHEPWDVPDTICGGIEIPDPGASPLILDALDESGGGAVATPDESILDSAITVAQHTGVEMGATCAAAASGAWDLAERGVFGADDTIVLMNTASANKEADILRSHLMGKGI, from the coding sequence ATGGAGACGACGGCGGCGTTCGACGGACTCGTCTGTACGGACTGTGGCGAACGGTTCGACCCAACGGCGGTGACCCACGAGTGTTCCGATTGTGGTGGGGTTCTCGACCCGAACTACGAGTACGACCGTATTGACATCGCGCGCGACGACCTCGAAAACCGGCCGTTCGACGGCATGTGGCGCTACGAGGAACTGCTGCCCATCCCTCGTGAATCGGCGGTGACGATGGACGAGGGGACCACCCCGCTCGTCGAGTGTCCGAATCTCGCCGACGAACTCGGCGTCGGACGAGTCCTCATCAAGGACGAGGGCCGCAATCCGACGGGGAGTTTCAAGGACCGCGGCCACGCGCTCGCGGTGTCGGCCGCCCGCGAGCACGGCGCGAGCGATATCGCGCTCACATCTGCTGGCAACGCCGGTCAGTCGGCCGCGGCCTACGCCGCCCGCGCCGGACTGGATTCACACGTGTTCGTCCCCTCACGCGCGAACTTCGTCAACAAGGCGATGATAAACGTCCACGGTGGGGATATGAACGTTATCGGGGGACGATTTCCCGACGCCGCCGCGGCCTGTGCCGACGCGATGGAGAGTGAAGACTGGTACTCGACGAGTTCGTTTTCGACACCGTATCGCCACGAGGGCAAGAAGACGATGCTCTATGAAACAATCGAACAGCTCGACTGGGACGTGCCGGACGGCATCGTCTATCCCACCGGTGGCGGCGTCGGTCTCGTCGGCATGCACAAGGGGGCACAAGAATTCGAGCAACTGGGCCTCACCGACGAGATCCCCGCACTGTACGCCGCCCAATCGAGCGGCTGTGCACCCATCGTTGAGGCGTGGGAGGCGGGCGAGGATATCCACGAACCGTGGGACGTGCCCGACACCATCTGCGGCGGCATCGAGATCCCCGACCCCGGCGCAAGCCCGCTGATTCTCGACGCACTCGACGAATCCGGTGGCGGGGCCGTCGCCACGCCCGACGAATCCATCCTCGACAGCGCGATCACGGTCGCCCAGCACACGGGTGTGGAGATGGGCGCGACCTGCGCAGCAGCCGCCAGCGGCGCGTGGGACCTCGCCGAACGGGGCGTGTTCGGTGCCGACGATACGATCGTTCTCATGAACACCGCGAGCGCGAACAAGGAGGCAGACATCCTGCGGAGTCATCTGATGGGCAAGGGAATCTAA
- a CDS encoding transporter, which produces MPTRSTWLILLGVVLLFLPVPPFISAIVGVGVIIAGVALRFVGDDDD; this is translated from the coding sequence ATGCCAACTCGCTCGACGTGGCTGATCCTCCTCGGTGTCGTCCTGCTCTTCCTGCCCGTACCACCCTTCATCAGCGCGATCGTCGGCGTTGGCGTCATCATCGCGGGCGTGGCGCTCCGGTTCGTCGGCGACGATGACGACTGA
- a CDS encoding J domain-containing protein — MPEVVSLPVWLVGMVLGAGSLLLITGVFALAARLYPTVPTGTDGETGERSSDAKRHREIQKYLDTIGESFVENHSIEGQSVAFYLPERDVAITFDARAYYRLRRSPTHPVLVEHELPGVHLGSRLPFETPDLDVEDGEIDPATAAFAVLGLPSGASAREVTAAYREKIKRVHPDHGGDHEEFQRVREAYTTAREHAG; from the coding sequence GTGCCCGAGGTGGTGTCGTTGCCCGTGTGGCTGGTCGGAATGGTGCTCGGAGCCGGCTCGCTTCTGCTCATCACCGGCGTGTTCGCCCTCGCCGCGCGGCTGTACCCGACGGTCCCCACCGGCACCGACGGCGAGACCGGCGAGCGAAGCAGCGACGCGAAACGCCACCGGGAAATCCAGAAATACCTCGACACCATCGGCGAGTCGTTCGTCGAGAACCACTCCATCGAGGGCCAGTCGGTCGCGTTCTACCTTCCCGAACGGGACGTCGCCATCACGTTCGACGCGCGGGCGTACTACCGTCTCCGGCGCTCGCCGACCCACCCAGTACTGGTCGAACATGAACTGCCCGGCGTCCATCTCGGCTCGCGGTTGCCCTTCGAGACGCCGGATCTCGACGTGGAGGACGGCGAGATCGACCCTGCGACCGCTGCCTTCGCCGTGCTCGGTCTCCCCTCTGGCGCGAGCGCGCGCGAGGTCACCGCCGCCTACCGCGAGAAGATCAAACGGGTCCACCCCGACCACGGCGGCGACCACGAGGAGTTCCAGCGCGTACGCGAGGCCTACACCACGGCAAGAGAGCACGCCGGCTAG
- a CDS encoding NAD(P)/FAD-dependent oxidoreductase: MTQVIVVGGGLAGLVAARHLAEGGADVELVERRDSVGGRVRSRRVDGYTLDRGFQVLFTGYPAARRELRYENLDLRYFTAGATLARPGSRSVLADPRRDPFSLTETLFNANVTIGDMTRLLKLWREVGGTDESEVFVGADESIGSFLKDRGFSTQFVERFFAPFYGGITLDRSLSTSAAVFQYTIRMLADGSIAVPAGGMGAIADQLAASAREAGAEITLDSEVEALEAGDGTTVEIGNETRAADAVVVAADPKRARDLTGIESIPTDARGCVTQYFSLPTHQQLDTERKLILNAGGTEPNHVAPLSTVAPEYAPAGRELLSATFLGEQERSDEALAERVREALAAWYPERRFADCALLATDRIDFAQFAQPPGFYHDLPTTDAPDGEVYLAGDYTNWSSIHGAMESGRAAARAVLGSR; this comes from the coding sequence ATGACACAGGTCATCGTCGTCGGCGGGGGTCTCGCTGGGCTGGTCGCGGCCCGACATCTCGCCGAAGGCGGCGCGGACGTCGAACTCGTCGAGCGACGCGACTCGGTCGGCGGGCGCGTGCGCAGCCGACGGGTGGATGGCTACACGCTCGACCGTGGCTTTCAGGTGCTCTTTACTGGGTATCCGGCCGCACGGCGCGAACTCAGGTACGAAAACCTCGATCTCCGCTATTTCACGGCCGGCGCGACGCTCGCCCGGCCCGGCTCCCGAAGCGTGCTCGCGGACCCGCGACGAGACCCCTTCTCGCTGACTGAGACGCTGTTCAACGCGAATGTGACGATCGGCGATATGACCCGCCTGCTGAAACTCTGGCGCGAGGTCGGCGGCACGGACGAGAGCGAGGTTTTCGTGGGTGCGGACGAATCCATCGGATCGTTCCTCAAAGATCGAGGGTTCTCGACGCAATTCGTCGAGCGGTTCTTCGCTCCCTTCTATGGCGGGATCACGCTCGACAGGTCGCTCTCGACGTCGGCGGCGGTGTTTCAGTACACCATCCGGATGCTCGCCGACGGGTCGATCGCCGTGCCCGCGGGCGGAATGGGCGCGATCGCCGATCAGCTCGCCGCCAGCGCGCGGGAGGCCGGAGCCGAAATCACGCTCGACAGCGAGGTCGAAGCGCTCGAAGCCGGCGACGGGACGACCGTCGAGATCGGAAACGAGACCCGCGCGGCGGATGCGGTCGTGGTCGCCGCCGACCCGAAGCGTGCCCGCGATCTCACCGGCATCGAGTCGATTCCGACCGACGCACGCGGCTGCGTGACACAGTACTTCTCCCTGCCGACCCACCAGCAACTCGATACCGAGAGGAAACTCATTTTGAATGCCGGCGGCACCGAGCCGAACCACGTCGCGCCGCTCTCGACGGTGGCCCCCGAGTACGCCCCTGCAGGCCGCGAACTGCTCAGCGCGACCTTCCTCGGCGAACAGGAGCGAAGCGACGAGGCGTTGGCCGAGCGCGTGCGCGAGGCGCTCGCGGCGTGGTATCCCGAGCGGCGCTTCGCCGACTGCGCGCTCCTCGCCACCGACCGCATCGACTTCGCCCAGTTCGCCCAGCCGCCGGGATTCTATCACGACCTCCCGACGACTGACGCGCCCGACGGTGAGGTCTATCTCGCAGGCGACTACACGAACTGGTCGTCGATCCACGGCGCGATGGAGAGCGGTCGCGCGGCCGCCCGCGCGGTGCTCGGCTCGCGGTAG